In Sulfurisphaera javensis, a single genomic region encodes these proteins:
- a CDS encoding purine-nucleoside phosphorylase, whose protein sequence is MALITAKEGELGDKAIIVGNIQRMKTVVQLLENPKLVSEFAGYTTYVGTYKGEKVSVVFHGIGIPSLTLVTHDLYNLGVRKIVRFGSATGLKDVKAGEVVVPIGYSYNIGGTFYQYLGEYFSYALTPDYELLNKVVENLKKKNLSVRVGIVYTSDALMTHSKEFLEKVSARNHIAIELEGAGLYFLGNLLNFKALSVHLIYRNGLTGDSLTQDKINEEEKIIAQAILESL, encoded by the coding sequence ATGGCTCTAATAACAGCAAAAGAAGGGGAACTTGGAGATAAGGCAATAATTGTTGGAAATATACAAAGAATGAAAACAGTAGTTCAACTTTTAGAGAATCCTAAATTAGTTAGTGAATTTGCAGGCTATACTACCTATGTAGGAACATATAAAGGAGAAAAAGTAAGCGTAGTATTTCACGGAATAGGAATTCCTTCATTAACTTTAGTTACTCATGATCTATATAATTTAGGAGTAAGGAAAATTGTAAGATTTGGATCAGCAACAGGATTAAAAGATGTAAAAGCAGGAGAAGTAGTAGTACCTATTGGTTATTCCTATAACATAGGTGGCACATTTTACCAATATTTAGGTGAATACTTTAGTTACGCATTAACACCAGACTATGAATTACTCAATAAAGTGGTAGAAAACTTAAAGAAAAAGAATCTAAGTGTCAGAGTTGGAATAGTATATACTAGTGATGCATTAATGACTCACAGTAAAGAATTCTTAGAAAAAGTGTCAGCAAGAAATCATATAGCAATAGAATTAGAAGGCGCAGGATTATACTTCTTAGGTAATTTGCTTAACTTTAAGGCCTTATCAGTACATTTAATATACAGAAATGGGTTAACTGGAGACTCACTGACGCAAGATAAGATAAACGAAGAAGAGAAAATAATTGCTCAAGCTATATTAGAAAGTCTTTAA
- a CDS encoding MBL fold metallo-hydrolase: MKVYEIPLRFVKSFLIENDQGLILVDSGTPGSGNKIISTLNSLGKSLTQIKYVIFTHSHVDHIGGAYEIKKVLTDAKFGIDNNGIDYLKYGKIRVPVLHSSLLKILFSLGKPFFFRKFNGVNVDFILNEGELIKGVEIIKTPGHTDDSISIYLPEINSIIVGDTLQGTKNGLKYPNIYENFEELKKSIEKIKSFNPSMIYVSHGISSLKFLD; encoded by the coding sequence ATGAAAGTTTATGAAATTCCTTTAAGGTTTGTAAAGTCTTTCTTGATAGAAAATGACCAAGGTTTAATACTTGTAGATTCTGGTACTCCAGGGAGTGGAAATAAGATAATTTCAACATTAAACTCTCTTGGTAAAAGTTTAACTCAAATAAAATATGTTATTTTTACGCATTCTCATGTCGATCATATAGGTGGTGCTTATGAGATTAAAAAGGTTTTAACTGATGCGAAGTTTGGCATCGATAATAACGGAATTGACTATCTGAAATACGGAAAAATAAGAGTGCCAGTTCTTCATTCTTCTCTTTTAAAGATTCTATTTTCATTAGGTAAACCTTTCTTTTTTAGGAAATTTAATGGAGTTAACGTAGATTTTATTCTTAATGAAGGCGAACTAATTAAGGGTGTTGAAATCATAAAAACACCTGGTCATACAGATGACTCAATTTCAATTTATCTCCCAGAAATTAACTCAATAATAGTAGGAGATACTTTGCAGGGTACTAAAAATGGATTAAAATATCCAAATATTTACGAGAATTTTGAAGAGCTAAAGAAGAGTATAGAAAAAATAAAATCATTTAACCCTTCAATGATTTACGTTTCTCATGGAATAAGCTCTTTAAAATTCCTAGATTAA
- a CDS encoding DUF998 domain-containing protein yields MNKILLVGLIGILSAWVTILISALLNPWFSITHNALSDLGGGGPQYEHPYPTDPLVYNGGLIITAIIIFIFSILVVKYSRNKVEVVGGSFFMISALFLALIGIYHEGTYPHDFVSLWFFILASISYLTISISLILTKKFWKRGILLISIIFISWILFTVIPWQSVAESEIFGISIIDICVILHGLSFNQL; encoded by the coding sequence ATGAACAAGATATTATTAGTAGGTCTTATAGGTATTCTTTCTGCATGGGTCACTATACTTATTTCTGCTTTGTTAAATCCTTGGTTTAGTATAACACATAATGCTTTAAGTGATTTAGGTGGAGGAGGTCCACAGTATGAACATCCATATCCTACAGATCCATTAGTATATAACGGAGGTCTTATAATTACAGCTATAATAATTTTCATATTTTCCATTTTAGTAGTAAAATATTCTAGGAATAAAGTAGAAGTAGTTGGAGGATCATTTTTTATGATCTCTGCATTGTTTTTAGCATTAATAGGAATATATCACGAAGGAACGTATCCACATGATTTTGTGTCATTATGGTTCTTTATCTTAGCCTCAATATCTTATTTGACAATATCAATATCTTTAATTCTTACAAAGAAATTTTGGAAAAGAGGAATTCTGTTAATCTCGATTATATTTATTTCATGGATACTTTTTACTGTAATACCGTGGCAGTCTGTTGCTGAAAGTGAGATATTTGGAATAAGTATTATTGATATATGTGTGATTTTGCATGGTTTATCATTTAACCAGTTATAA
- a CDS encoding sulfite exporter TauE/SafE family protein: MIPIYILILIGIAVGILTGITGSSGVLIVVPALSYLGLSYYDSIGSSLLVDVITTISVIFVYFKHGNVDYKISLLLGLGAIIGAQIGSRIAFAVPEKGLEGAFVLFTSYMAYVSFRRSRNPKLNIKRVEIGKLKFIIAIFLAMIIGIVTGTLGASGGIMFIAVMMLLFNIEIKRMIGTATLAMLFSATSGSLAYLSAGRIDLIAGVVIGITALISGYYFAKLANKMKASYIYMFLGSVFVLTSISELFKVL, translated from the coding sequence ATGATCCCCATTTACATCCTTATCCTTATAGGTATTGCAGTAGGTATTTTAACTGGAATAACTGGATCTAGTGGAGTACTTATTGTAGTCCCAGCCCTTTCTTATTTAGGTTTATCTTATTATGATTCAATAGGATCAAGTCTTTTAGTTGATGTAATTACTACAATATCAGTTATTTTTGTTTATTTTAAACATGGTAATGTTGATTATAAAATTTCCTTATTGTTAGGTTTAGGAGCTATTATTGGAGCTCAGATCGGATCTAGAATAGCATTTGCTGTGCCAGAAAAAGGATTAGAAGGAGCCTTTGTACTCTTCACTTCATACATGGCTTATGTATCTTTTAGAAGATCAAGAAATCCAAAACTGAACATCAAAAGAGTTGAAATTGGAAAATTAAAATTCATTATTGCAATATTTTTAGCAATGATTATAGGAATTGTTACTGGAACTTTAGGTGCAAGCGGAGGGATAATGTTTATTGCAGTTATGATGTTACTCTTCAATATCGAAATAAAAAGGATGATAGGTACTGCAACTTTAGCCATGTTATTTTCCGCAACTAGTGGGAGTTTAGCTTACTTATCGGCTGGAAGAATTGACTTAATTGCAGGTGTAGTGATCGGGATAACAGCGTTAATATCTGGTTATTATTTTGCAAAATTAGCAAACAAAATGAAAGCCTCCTACATTTACATGTTTCTAGGAAGTGTCTTCGTTTTGACTTCAATTAGTGAGTTATTTAAAGTTTTATGA
- a CDS encoding SPFH domain-containing protein, producing MSIALRGQVISTELENGASTMATDVIVFRYPKENITSKSIIIVQPTERAIVVIQGQIAADLPPGTHNIQSPSNALSQFLSKFRYNQLPYDTIVFYVSMTRHEVRVSGVSQTDDLVPLEYEVAVYFRVQNPGLLVTNIQFSSQFFRDADLAAYINPIVDQEVSQILNHVKLMEVFKKFGDISTAVTAVLKSFLAEIGIELISVRITKLYPQDPELRRILQLRDLGIPTEEAVRLGLARLLAERSDPSSVNMALGVPYYPNLSSITIGYPFFFPTGGRGSTTSTATGGSISLPSILAQVLGPSRQEGEEKSQNQES from the coding sequence ATGTCAATTGCGTTAAGAGGACAAGTTATATCAACAGAATTAGAAAATGGAGCTTCAACAATGGCTACTGATGTTATAGTATTTAGATATCCTAAAGAGAATATTACCTCCAAATCTATTATCATAGTTCAGCCTACAGAAAGAGCAATAGTTGTTATTCAAGGCCAAATTGCAGCAGATTTACCTCCTGGAACTCATAATATTCAATCACCATCGAACGCCTTATCACAATTCTTATCTAAATTTAGATATAATCAACTTCCTTATGATACTATAGTCTTTTACGTTTCCATGACAAGGCATGAAGTTAGAGTTTCTGGAGTAAGTCAAACTGATGATCTAGTACCGTTAGAATACGAGGTTGCTGTTTACTTTAGAGTGCAAAATCCTGGGCTATTAGTAACTAACATACAATTCTCCTCTCAATTCTTTAGAGATGCAGACTTAGCAGCTTATATTAATCCTATAGTGGATCAAGAGGTAAGTCAGATATTAAATCACGTAAAATTAATGGAGGTATTCAAAAAGTTTGGTGACATTTCAACAGCAGTTACTGCAGTATTAAAGAGTTTCTTAGCTGAAATAGGAATAGAACTTATCTCAGTAAGAATTACTAAACTTTATCCACAAGACCCAGAGTTAAGAAGAATATTACAATTGAGAGATTTAGGAATTCCAACAGAAGAGGCAGTAAGATTAGGTTTAGCAAGATTATTAGCTGAAAGAAGTGACCCTTCGAGCGTTAACATGGCTCTAGGAGTACCTTATTATCCAAACTTATCATCAATAACAATTGGTTATCCATTCTTCTTCCCAACTGGAGGAAGAGGAAGTACAACATCAACCGCAACAGGAGGTTCAATAAGCTTGCCAAGTATTTTAGCTCAAGTGCTAGGGCCAAGTAGGCAAGAGGGTGAAGAGAAATCTCAGAATCAAGAGAGTTAG
- a CDS encoding DUF929 family protein, with product MKKFLIPLLVIIAISIATSTTYLTYSPSNSQQPANNSRWVPLSDVKVGVWTKVTNMDFAPPNKTEVFLSGWIGCHVAAMDSWLIYYVLSHYGINFTYVYHTSDPFRTPPNVPGLLFEGVSIPKNSPVIFDYIYLYNEYLNETVLPTPKPLNYSLSPTIALYAGLQELKEYAPQWVYNIAVMYNVPLIGQYKVPPHPVTMMIVTGPNGTWILIGPSYSPSAIAKLTPEQVMEELITQSNPQLMQAINQFWKVLNMSMGVPSSTSSFSSTPSEEVFTTYLHGFGFTTYYYPGNLSVLITGPSNWLMYANSPNRNPVFSGSLNANWIFQQQNAFQFGNITAWENDMKELGSEYGAGYEQAAGDAVGPSYANGVVYVASDMGQLYAINSQTGKLIWELTTPAAVIMVEPVVYNGIVYVGLGGATFTYTQGKLNAYGGGHRGLYTGLNGLLAINATDGVPLWLYLTKSEAMPTPVIYNGLVIFDDGDGNIYALNATTGQKVWNYSYDGSANMASLDLYQGKNYALVIAAFSPGYPVNMSAIVALYANNGSLAWLLKVPFAYGSSVGDAVPAIYGEYLVDSFMGYPIYKGVYLNQIYVRQVLMVVNVTDGNIIYIENITGYGHPGDDNNGFSPLVYNGVIYVPSHINRTVAAFNLTTGKLIWVSPKLPKASLADQPVYYDGYIIVPNFVNITVLNAENGQIVANYYTGTDLGKDQPVIVGNTLIDDSIWGYVIAIPISQII from the coding sequence ATGAAAAAATTTCTCATACCCCTTCTAGTAATAATAGCTATCAGTATAGCTACATCAACAACGTATTTAACATATTCTCCTTCTAATAGTCAACAACCAGCAAATAATTCAAGATGGGTGCCACTATCTGATGTTAAGGTTGGAGTATGGACTAAAGTAACAAATATGGACTTTGCACCGCCAAACAAAACTGAAGTATTCCTTTCTGGTTGGATTGGATGCCATGTAGCAGCAATGGACTCATGGTTAATATACTATGTATTATCGCATTACGGAATAAACTTTACCTATGTTTACCATACATCTGATCCGTTTAGAACACCACCCAATGTCCCTGGATTATTATTTGAAGGAGTGTCAATACCAAAGAACTCTCCAGTCATATTTGATTACATATATCTTTATAACGAATATCTAAACGAAACAGTCTTGCCAACACCAAAACCACTAAACTACTCTTTAAGCCCAACTATTGCATTATATGCCGGATTACAAGAATTAAAGGAATATGCTCCACAATGGGTTTATAATATAGCAGTGATGTATAATGTTCCTTTAATAGGCCAATATAAGGTGCCACCACATCCAGTAACAATGATGATAGTAACTGGGCCTAATGGAACGTGGATCTTAATTGGTCCGTCGTATTCACCATCAGCAATTGCTAAACTAACACCAGAACAAGTAATGGAAGAGCTCATTACACAAAGCAATCCACAACTAATGCAAGCAATTAACCAGTTCTGGAAAGTATTAAACATGTCTATGGGGGTCCCAAGTTCTACATCCTCTTTTTCTTCTACTCCTTCTGAAGAAGTGTTTACTACTTATCTACATGGTTTTGGATTTACTACATATTATTACCCCGGAAACTTATCCGTTTTGATTACTGGTCCTTCAAATTGGTTAATGTACGCAAATTCTCCAAATAGAAACCCAGTATTTTCTGGATCATTAAATGCTAATTGGATTTTTCAACAACAAAATGCATTTCAATTTGGTAATATTACTGCATGGGAAAATGATATGAAAGAATTAGGCTCAGAATATGGTGCAGGTTATGAACAAGCAGCTGGAGATGCAGTAGGTCCTTCATATGCTAATGGAGTAGTGTACGTTGCTTCGGACATGGGTCAACTTTATGCGATAAATTCTCAAACCGGTAAACTAATATGGGAATTAACAACACCTGCAGCTGTAATCATGGTTGAGCCAGTTGTATATAATGGAATAGTTTACGTTGGATTAGGAGGGGCTACATTTACATATACTCAAGGGAAATTAAATGCCTATGGTGGAGGACATAGAGGTTTATATACTGGATTAAATGGTTTATTGGCTATAAACGCTACTGATGGAGTCCCATTATGGCTATACTTAACTAAATCTGAAGCAATGCCGACTCCAGTAATTTATAATGGTTTAGTTATCTTTGATGACGGAGATGGAAACATTTATGCATTAAATGCAACAACTGGACAAAAAGTTTGGAATTATTCTTATGATGGAAGTGCAAATATGGCAAGTTTAGATTTATATCAAGGTAAGAACTACGCATTAGTTATTGCAGCATTCTCTCCGGGTTATCCAGTAAATATGTCAGCAATAGTTGCTTTATATGCAAATAATGGTTCATTAGCTTGGTTATTAAAAGTTCCCTTCGCATACGGTTCATCAGTAGGTGATGCAGTTCCAGCAATATATGGAGAATATTTAGTCGATAGTTTCATGGGATATCCAATATATAAAGGAGTTTACTTAAATCAAATCTATGTTAGACAAGTATTAATGGTTGTAAATGTAACTGACGGGAATATAATCTATATCGAGAACATTACAGGTTATGGTCACCCTGGAGATGATAATAATGGATTTAGTCCCTTAGTATACAATGGAGTAATTTATGTACCTTCACATATTAACAGAACAGTAGCTGCATTTAACTTAACTACTGGCAAGTTAATATGGGTATCACCTAAATTACCTAAGGCCTCATTAGCTGATCAACCAGTATATTATGATGGTTACATTATTGTCCCTAACTTCGTTAACATAACAGTATTAAACGCTGAAAATGGACAGATAGTAGCAAATTATTATACTGGAACTGATCTTGGAAAAGATCAGCCCGTAATTGTGGGTAATACTCTAATTGATGATTCAATATGGGGATATGTAATAGCAATTCCTATAAGTCAAATAATTTAA
- a CDS encoding MFS transporter, which yields MKPLRTYTLLNNLASSLVNPFISFFTASYGISGVLLAMTTSASIAFPGIVQFLLTNLWIKAKKSIILGTLTVGILWLTLGLLQIYNSFMVLLYIGVNIAIGIINFGWLLILDKISETSRGRILASFNFYSTIGGLIATFITGFIVKDSLSLMRYFFITSGIIYIVNSYIISKSDIDVEYPGSKIRLNDEIKKFFIISFLFTFVWSTAWPLFPLAQVYKFHMNELQIAIIDVIGGVSTLSLSHLIGRLVDKFRTRIMFFGRMALATFPLAYALSPSVNYIYLAYIISGFTNSASISYTAFIFDNSTKEEKKSSIALYNLINGISALTGSSISSIIFSFISATVGIVTAINLMLLSIGILRIITSFLYLRIKELHRRDTNLIKS from the coding sequence TTGAAGCCGTTAAGAACTTACACGTTATTAAACAATCTTGCATCGAGTTTAGTAAACCCATTTATTTCATTTTTCACTGCCTCTTATGGAATTTCTGGAGTTTTATTAGCAATGACAACGTCAGCAAGCATAGCATTTCCTGGAATTGTCCAATTCCTCTTAACAAACCTTTGGATAAAAGCAAAGAAATCTATTATTTTAGGTACACTTACTGTAGGCATATTATGGCTAACCTTAGGATTATTACAAATATACAATTCTTTTATGGTTTTACTTTACATAGGTGTTAATATAGCTATTGGAATAATCAATTTCGGTTGGCTTTTAATTTTAGATAAAATAAGTGAAACTAGTAGAGGAAGAATTCTGGCTTCTTTTAATTTCTATTCTACTATTGGTGGTTTAATAGCAACATTCATTACAGGGTTTATAGTTAAAGATTCTCTTTCCTTAATGAGATATTTCTTTATCACTTCCGGCATAATTTATATAGTTAATTCGTATATAATATCTAAGTCTGATATTGATGTTGAATATCCTGGAAGCAAAATTCGCCTAAATGATGAAATTAAAAAGTTTTTCATAATTTCCTTCTTATTTACATTCGTCTGGTCAACAGCGTGGCCCTTATTTCCATTAGCCCAAGTTTATAAGTTCCATATGAATGAGCTACAAATTGCGATAATTGATGTTATAGGTGGGGTCTCAACTTTATCTTTATCGCACTTAATAGGTAGGCTAGTTGATAAGTTTAGAACTAGAATTATGTTTTTCGGAAGAATGGCTTTAGCTACATTTCCACTAGCTTATGCTCTATCACCAAGTGTAAACTACATTTATTTAGCGTATATTATATCTGGGTTTACCAATTCAGCATCAATATCTTATACAGCATTTATATTTGATAATTCGACAAAAGAAGAGAAGAAATCAAGTATAGCTCTATATAATTTAATTAATGGAATTTCTGCCCTAACCGGTTCTTCAATAAGTAGTATTATATTTTCTTTTATATCTGCAACCGTCGGAATTGTAACGGCAATAAATCTAATGCTGTTAAGTATAGGAATTTTAAGAATTATAACCTCTTTCCTATATTTAAGAATTAAGGAATTACATAGAAGAGATACAAATTTAATTAAATCTTGA
- a CDS encoding APC family permease, translating to MELNSDEKLKKVLSKWELTYLSLGGIIGSGWLFAPLGAAAYAGVYSIFSWIISGFMMIIIALTYAEIASMLPRSGGIIRYPHYTHGKIVGFFMFWEYLISAVSTVSVEAVGAVTYLSHFLPSLYSNGQLSLKGILLTYLLIIIFFFANYYGVKILGRISHGMGWWKLIIPTITTIILFFFINSTNFTLPSNFEGMFYAIPASGIVFSYLGFRQAIEYGGEGKNPQKDIPFALLSSLSIAMVLFTLLQIGFIGALNISSANWKSLLSSPISNSPIFSVLQIHSIASIELPLDFWLTILIFDSIVSPIGTGIIYTGTSARTIYASATNGYLPKLFAKVNEKGIPEISLYVSIISAGLFLLPLPSWFAIVNISSTATVTTYIMGGIELESFRKLYPHIKRPFSLPYWRMISPLSTIFASLLVYWSGFSTLFYIIVIGLLGLSFYLLLSSEKKIINLISIINITVISILFYRFTNNLNNANNLFFFIFLVIVSLSIISQLILYKDKREVRASYWLIIFLVMIITLSYFSSFGLYTVIEFPYDTLILGVLMLIIHYLAVNTSIPIQT from the coding sequence ATGGAACTAAATAGCGATGAAAAATTGAAAAAAGTTCTTTCTAAGTGGGAGTTAACTTATCTTTCATTAGGTGGAATAATAGGTTCTGGTTGGTTATTTGCTCCTTTAGGAGCAGCTGCTTATGCTGGAGTTTATTCAATTTTTTCTTGGATAATTAGTGGATTTATGATGATTATAATAGCACTAACCTATGCTGAAATAGCTTCTATGCTACCAAGATCTGGCGGGATCATTAGATATCCTCATTATACTCACGGTAAAATAGTAGGATTTTTTATGTTCTGGGAATATTTAATTTCAGCAGTATCAACAGTATCAGTTGAAGCTGTAGGAGCTGTAACATATCTTTCTCATTTCCTACCTTCTTTGTACTCTAATGGACAGTTAAGCCTTAAAGGCATCTTACTAACCTATTTACTGATTATAATTTTCTTTTTTGCAAATTACTATGGAGTTAAGATTTTAGGAAGAATTTCTCATGGAATGGGTTGGTGGAAGCTAATAATTCCTACAATAACTACAATAATTTTATTCTTTTTTATAAATTCAACAAACTTTACCTTACCAAGTAATTTTGAAGGTATGTTTTATGCAATCCCTGCATCTGGTATTGTCTTTTCTTATTTAGGTTTTAGACAAGCCATAGAATATGGAGGAGAAGGAAAAAATCCACAGAAAGATATTCCTTTTGCTTTATTATCTTCCCTTTCAATAGCAATGGTATTATTTACGTTATTGCAGATTGGTTTTATTGGTGCTTTAAATATTTCTTCTGCAAACTGGAAGAGTTTGCTAAGTTCTCCAATAAGTAATTCACCTATATTTTCAGTACTACAGATACATTCAATTGCAAGTATAGAGTTACCTTTAGATTTTTGGTTAACTATATTAATATTTGATAGTATTGTATCTCCGATAGGTACAGGTATTATATATACTGGCACATCTGCTAGGACTATTTATGCTTCTGCAACTAATGGATATTTACCTAAATTATTTGCAAAAGTTAATGAAAAAGGAATTCCAGAGATTTCTTTATATGTCTCAATAATCTCTGCAGGGCTATTCTTATTGCCCTTGCCTTCTTGGTTTGCTATAGTTAACATATCTTCTACGGCAACAGTTACAACATATATAATGGGAGGAATTGAGTTAGAGTCTTTTAGAAAGTTATATCCGCATATAAAGAGGCCATTTTCTTTACCTTATTGGAGAATGATATCACCACTATCAACAATATTTGCAAGTTTACTGGTTTATTGGTCTGGATTTAGCACTTTGTTTTACATTATTGTTATAGGTCTTTTAGGTCTTTCATTCTATTTATTACTATCTTCGGAAAAGAAGATTATTAATTTAATCTCCATTATAAATATTACAGTCATCTCGATACTATTCTATAGATTTACTAATAACTTGAATAATGCTAATAATTTATTTTTCTTTATCTTTCTAGTTATAGTGTCTTTATCTATAATTTCTCAATTGATATTATATAAAGATAAAAGAGAAGTAAGGGCATCATATTGGTTAATAATATTCTTAGTTATGATTATAACACTGTCATATTTTAGCTCATTTGGTTTATATACTGTGATAGAATTTCCATATGATACATTAATTCTCGGAGTCCTAATGTTAATAATCCATTATCTTGCTGTCAATACTTCTATTCCAATCCAAACTTAG